In Ovis aries strain OAR_USU_Benz2616 breed Rambouillet chromosome 16, ARS-UI_Ramb_v3.0, whole genome shotgun sequence, one DNA window encodes the following:
- the SKP2 gene encoding S-phase kinase-associated protein 2 isoform X3, giving the protein MGVSALEKEEVDSENIPQELLSNLGHPQSPPRKRLKSKGNDKDFVIVRRPKLNRENFPGVSWDSLPDELLLGIFSCLCLPELLKVSSVCKRWYHLAFDESLWQTVDLAGRNLYPDVVGRLLSRGVVAFRCPRSFMDQPLVEHFSPFRLQHLDLSNSVIDVSTLQGLLSHCSKLQNLSLEGLRLSDPVVDNLAQNTNLLRLNLSGCSGFSESALKTLLSSCSRLDELNLSWCYDFTEKHVQVAVAHVSETITQLNLSGYRKNLQRSDVSTLVGRCPNLVHLDLSDSVMLKNDCFPEFYQLNYLQHLSLSRCYDIIPETLLSDCPLRNTKHVYFICELGEIPTLKTLQVFGIVPDGTLQLLKEALPHLQINCSHFTTIARPTIGNKKNQEIWGIKCRLSLEKPSCL; this is encoded by the exons ATGGGGGTCTccgccctggagaaggaggaggtggaCAGTGAGAACATCCCCCAGGAACTGCTTTCAAACCTGGGCCACCCACAGAGTCCCCCACGAAAACggctgaaaagcaaaggaaatgacaAGGACTTTGTGATTGTCCGCAGACCTAAGCTAAACCGAGAGAACTTTCCAG gtGTTTCTTGGGACTCCCTTCCAGATGAGCTGCTCTTAGGAATCTTTTCCTGTCTGTGCCTCCCCGAACTCTTGAAAGTCTCCAGTGTTTGTAAGAGATGGTATCATCTAGC GTTTGACGAGTCTCTCTGGCAGACTGTAGACCTCGCGGGCAGAAATCTCTACCCAGATGTGGTTGGTCGGCTTTTGTCCCGAGGGGTGGTTGCCTTCCGCTGTCCACGATCATTTATGGACCAACCGTTAGTTGAACATTTCAG CCCTTTTCGTCTACAGCACCTGGACCTGTCGAACTCTGTGATCGACGTGTCTACCCTGCAAGGCCTTCTGTCTCACTGCTCCAAGTTGCAGAATCTCAGCCTCGAAGGCCTCCGACTTTCAGATCCCGTTGTTGA CAATCTTGCTCAGAACACAAATTTACTGCGACTAAACCTTTCTGGGTGTTCTGGATTCTCTGAATCTGCCCTGAAGACTTTGCTGAGCAGCTGTTCCAG ATTGGATGAACTGAACCTCTCTTGGTGCTATGATTTCACTGAAAAGCATGTACAGGTGGCTGTTGCACATGTGTCAGAGACTATCACCCAGCTGAATCTCAGCGGGTACCGAAAGAATCTGCAGAGATCAG ATGTCTCTACCTTAGTTGGAAGATGTCCCAATCTTGTCCACCTAGACTTAag CGATAGTGTCATGCTGAAAAATGACTGCTTTCCAGAATTTTACCAACTCAACTACCTCCAACACCTATCACTCAGTCGGTGCTATGACATAATACCTGAAACTTTACT ATCTGACTGCCCCCTTAGGAACACCAAGCATGTTTATTTCATTTG tGAACTTGGAGAAATTCCCACATTGAAAACACTACAGGTCTTTGGAATTGTACCAGACGGTACCCTTCAACTGTTAAAGGAAGCCCTCCCTCATCTGCAGATTAATTGCTCCCATTTCACCACCATCGCCAGGCCGACCATTGGCAACAAGAAGAACCAAGAGATATGGGGCATCAAATGCCGGCTGTCACTGGAGAAGCCTAGTTGTCTATGA
- the SKP2 gene encoding S-phase kinase-associated protein 2 isoform X1, which produces MHAFKTPEPADAMHRKHLQEIPDQSSNVTTSFTWGWDSSKTSELLSGMGVSALEKEEVDSENIPQELLSNLGHPQSPPRKRLKSKGNDKDFVIVRRPKLNRENFPGVSWDSLPDELLLGIFSCLCLPELLKVSSVCKRWYHLAFDESLWQTVDLAGRNLYPDVVGRLLSRGVVAFRCPRSFMDQPLVEHFSPFRLQHLDLSNSVIDVSTLQGLLSHCSKLQNLSLEGLRLSDPVVDNLAQNTNLLRLNLSGCSGFSESALKTLLSSCSRLDELNLSWCYDFTEKHVQVAVAHVSETITQLNLSGYRKNLQRSDVSTLVGRCPNLVHLDLSDSVMLKNDCFPEFYQLNYLQHLSLSRCYDIIPETLLSDCPLRNTKHVYFICELGEIPTLKTLQVFGIVPDGTLQLLKEALPHLQINCSHFTTIARPTIGNKKNQEIWGIKCRLSLEKPSCL; this is translated from the exons ATGCACGCATTTAAAACTCCCGAACCTGCGGACGCCATGCACAG GAAACACCTCCAGGAGATACCCGACCAGAGTAGCAACGTTACCACCAGTTTCACGTGGGGATGGGATTCTAGCAAGACTTCTGAACTGCTTTCAGGCATGGGGGTCTccgccctggagaaggaggaggtggaCAGTGAGAACATCCCCCAGGAACTGCTTTCAAACCTGGGCCACCCACAGAGTCCCCCACGAAAACggctgaaaagcaaaggaaatgacaAGGACTTTGTGATTGTCCGCAGACCTAAGCTAAACCGAGAGAACTTTCCAG gtGTTTCTTGGGACTCCCTTCCAGATGAGCTGCTCTTAGGAATCTTTTCCTGTCTGTGCCTCCCCGAACTCTTGAAAGTCTCCAGTGTTTGTAAGAGATGGTATCATCTAGC GTTTGACGAGTCTCTCTGGCAGACTGTAGACCTCGCGGGCAGAAATCTCTACCCAGATGTGGTTGGTCGGCTTTTGTCCCGAGGGGTGGTTGCCTTCCGCTGTCCACGATCATTTATGGACCAACCGTTAGTTGAACATTTCAG CCCTTTTCGTCTACAGCACCTGGACCTGTCGAACTCTGTGATCGACGTGTCTACCCTGCAAGGCCTTCTGTCTCACTGCTCCAAGTTGCAGAATCTCAGCCTCGAAGGCCTCCGACTTTCAGATCCCGTTGTTGA CAATCTTGCTCAGAACACAAATTTACTGCGACTAAACCTTTCTGGGTGTTCTGGATTCTCTGAATCTGCCCTGAAGACTTTGCTGAGCAGCTGTTCCAG ATTGGATGAACTGAACCTCTCTTGGTGCTATGATTTCACTGAAAAGCATGTACAGGTGGCTGTTGCACATGTGTCAGAGACTATCACCCAGCTGAATCTCAGCGGGTACCGAAAGAATCTGCAGAGATCAG ATGTCTCTACCTTAGTTGGAAGATGTCCCAATCTTGTCCACCTAGACTTAag CGATAGTGTCATGCTGAAAAATGACTGCTTTCCAGAATTTTACCAACTCAACTACCTCCAACACCTATCACTCAGTCGGTGCTATGACATAATACCTGAAACTTTACT ATCTGACTGCCCCCTTAGGAACACCAAGCATGTTTATTTCATTTG tGAACTTGGAGAAATTCCCACATTGAAAACACTACAGGTCTTTGGAATTGTACCAGACGGTACCCTTCAACTGTTAAAGGAAGCCCTCCCTCATCTGCAGATTAATTGCTCCCATTTCACCACCATCGCCAGGCCGACCATTGGCAACAAGAAGAACCAAGAGATATGGGGCATCAAATGCCGGCTGTCACTGGAGAAGCCTAGTTGTCTATGA
- the SKP2 gene encoding S-phase kinase-associated protein 2 isoform X4, which translates to MHAFKTPEPADAMHRKHLQEIPDQSSNVTTSFTWGWDSSKTSELLSGMGVSALEKEEVDSENIPQELLSNLGHPQSPPRKRLKSKGNDKDFVIVRRPKLNRENFPGVSWDSLPDELLLGIFSCLCLPELLKVSSVCKRWYHLAFDESLWQTVDLAGRNLYPDVVGRLLSRGVVAFRCPRSFMDQPLVEHFSPFRLQHLDLSNSVIDVSTLQGLLSHCSKLQNLSLEGLRLSDPVVDNLAQNTNLLRLNLSGCSGFSESALKTLLSSCSRLDELNLSWCYDFTEKHVQVAVAHVSETITQLNLSGYRKNLQRSDVSTLVGRCPNLVHLDLSDSVMLKNDCFPEFYQLNYLQHLSLSRCYDIIPETLLLLH; encoded by the exons ATGCACGCATTTAAAACTCCCGAACCTGCGGACGCCATGCACAG GAAACACCTCCAGGAGATACCCGACCAGAGTAGCAACGTTACCACCAGTTTCACGTGGGGATGGGATTCTAGCAAGACTTCTGAACTGCTTTCAGGCATGGGGGTCTccgccctggagaaggaggaggtggaCAGTGAGAACATCCCCCAGGAACTGCTTTCAAACCTGGGCCACCCACAGAGTCCCCCACGAAAACggctgaaaagcaaaggaaatgacaAGGACTTTGTGATTGTCCGCAGACCTAAGCTAAACCGAGAGAACTTTCCAG gtGTTTCTTGGGACTCCCTTCCAGATGAGCTGCTCTTAGGAATCTTTTCCTGTCTGTGCCTCCCCGAACTCTTGAAAGTCTCCAGTGTTTGTAAGAGATGGTATCATCTAGC GTTTGACGAGTCTCTCTGGCAGACTGTAGACCTCGCGGGCAGAAATCTCTACCCAGATGTGGTTGGTCGGCTTTTGTCCCGAGGGGTGGTTGCCTTCCGCTGTCCACGATCATTTATGGACCAACCGTTAGTTGAACATTTCAG CCCTTTTCGTCTACAGCACCTGGACCTGTCGAACTCTGTGATCGACGTGTCTACCCTGCAAGGCCTTCTGTCTCACTGCTCCAAGTTGCAGAATCTCAGCCTCGAAGGCCTCCGACTTTCAGATCCCGTTGTTGA CAATCTTGCTCAGAACACAAATTTACTGCGACTAAACCTTTCTGGGTGTTCTGGATTCTCTGAATCTGCCCTGAAGACTTTGCTGAGCAGCTGTTCCAG ATTGGATGAACTGAACCTCTCTTGGTGCTATGATTTCACTGAAAAGCATGTACAGGTGGCTGTTGCACATGTGTCAGAGACTATCACCCAGCTGAATCTCAGCGGGTACCGAAAGAATCTGCAGAGATCAG ATGTCTCTACCTTAGTTGGAAGATGTCCCAATCTTGTCCACCTAGACTTAag CGATAGTGTCATGCTGAAAAATGACTGCTTTCCAGAATTTTACCAACTCAACTACCTCCAACACCTATCACTCAGTCGGTGCTATGACATAATACCTGAAACTTTACT TCTACTCCATTGA
- the SKP2 gene encoding S-phase kinase-associated protein 2 isoform X2 — protein sequence MHAFKTPEPADAMHRKHLQEIPDQSSNVTTSFTWGWDSSKTSELLSGMGVSALEKEEVDSENIPQELLSNLGHPQSPPRKRLKSKGNDKDFVIVRRPKLNRENFPGVSWDSLPDELLLGIFSCLCLPELLKVSSVCKRWYHLAFDESLWQTVDLAGRNLYPDVVGRLLSRGVVAFRCPRSFMDQPLVEHFSPFRLQHLDLSNSVIDVSTLQGLLSHCSKLQNLSLEGLRLSDPVVDNLAQNTNLLRLNLSGCSGFSESALKTLLSSCSRLDELNLSWCYDFTEKHVQVAVAHVSETITQLNLSGYRKNLQRSDVSTLVGRCPNLVHLDLSDSVMLKNDCFPEFYQLNYLQHLSLSRCYDIIPETLLELGEIPTLKTLQVFGIVPDGTLQLLKEALPHLQINCSHFTTIARPTIGNKKNQEIWGIKCRLSLEKPSCL from the exons ATGCACGCATTTAAAACTCCCGAACCTGCGGACGCCATGCACAG GAAACACCTCCAGGAGATACCCGACCAGAGTAGCAACGTTACCACCAGTTTCACGTGGGGATGGGATTCTAGCAAGACTTCTGAACTGCTTTCAGGCATGGGGGTCTccgccctggagaaggaggaggtggaCAGTGAGAACATCCCCCAGGAACTGCTTTCAAACCTGGGCCACCCACAGAGTCCCCCACGAAAACggctgaaaagcaaaggaaatgacaAGGACTTTGTGATTGTCCGCAGACCTAAGCTAAACCGAGAGAACTTTCCAG gtGTTTCTTGGGACTCCCTTCCAGATGAGCTGCTCTTAGGAATCTTTTCCTGTCTGTGCCTCCCCGAACTCTTGAAAGTCTCCAGTGTTTGTAAGAGATGGTATCATCTAGC GTTTGACGAGTCTCTCTGGCAGACTGTAGACCTCGCGGGCAGAAATCTCTACCCAGATGTGGTTGGTCGGCTTTTGTCCCGAGGGGTGGTTGCCTTCCGCTGTCCACGATCATTTATGGACCAACCGTTAGTTGAACATTTCAG CCCTTTTCGTCTACAGCACCTGGACCTGTCGAACTCTGTGATCGACGTGTCTACCCTGCAAGGCCTTCTGTCTCACTGCTCCAAGTTGCAGAATCTCAGCCTCGAAGGCCTCCGACTTTCAGATCCCGTTGTTGA CAATCTTGCTCAGAACACAAATTTACTGCGACTAAACCTTTCTGGGTGTTCTGGATTCTCTGAATCTGCCCTGAAGACTTTGCTGAGCAGCTGTTCCAG ATTGGATGAACTGAACCTCTCTTGGTGCTATGATTTCACTGAAAAGCATGTACAGGTGGCTGTTGCACATGTGTCAGAGACTATCACCCAGCTGAATCTCAGCGGGTACCGAAAGAATCTGCAGAGATCAG ATGTCTCTACCTTAGTTGGAAGATGTCCCAATCTTGTCCACCTAGACTTAag CGATAGTGTCATGCTGAAAAATGACTGCTTTCCAGAATTTTACCAACTCAACTACCTCCAACACCTATCACTCAGTCGGTGCTATGACATAATACCTGAAACTTTACT tGAACTTGGAGAAATTCCCACATTGAAAACACTACAGGTCTTTGGAATTGTACCAGACGGTACCCTTCAACTGTTAAAGGAAGCCCTCCCTCATCTGCAGATTAATTGCTCCCATTTCACCACCATCGCCAGGCCGACCATTGGCAACAAGAAGAACCAAGAGATATGGGGCATCAAATGCCGGCTGTCACTGGAGAAGCCTAGTTGTCTATGA